Genomic window (Eubalaena glacialis isolate mEubGla1 chromosome X, mEubGla1.1.hap2.+ XY, whole genome shotgun sequence):
gtgcgcgcacgcgcaCACGTGCATGCGCGCATATAAGTACATTTCAGGGAAAGATAGAAATGGATACGGATGTGGAAATGGATGAGTATGGAAAGATCAGTGTCTCACTGCAGCTTCCAAAAGAaacagtctttgtttttcttatatttaataatagactactgattttaaagtttttatcaaTTTATTGCTGCCCGTCTTAGAAAGTTCTGTTCCTTTGTATATGGCAATTTCCCAAAATAAGCCACATGAAAATATTGTTGCAACATGAAGGAAATATTTCTGAATATCACAGTTGGAGGATTTCTAcacacattgtttttttaaacgtTTGTGTGAATTATACTTTGCCCCCAAATTGCAgtctgtgtgtacatgtatgtgtgtgtctgtgatgtGTGTACCTCCTGTCCTGTGGTATGACATGCCAGTGTACCGGCTAATGTCCAGTGTGTGTTTGGCGTTGATGCCTTGTGTTAGGAATTGCGGCGGGGACAGGCGCAGGCAAACATATGTGGATTTAATTCCTTAACATGACTGAAGGAGGTTATGGAGATGTGGGTGTAGTCCTGTCTGGGGAGAAGATGTTAATTGGAACCGTTggctcatttttcttccttcctcccctagACAAGCAGATGCCCAGTGTGCAGAAGACAGTCCAGGAGCGCAGCGGGACCCCCAGCAGCCATCCCAGGTCTCTGAACCACCTGGCTCCCGGGAAGCTCCCGAGGTGCCCCCGGAGGGCCGTGGCCGGGCGGGGACCCTTCCTTGCGATTACAGATACCCGGAGGAGCGCGCGCCCGCGGACCGGCCTGCTGCCCCGCACGCCTGGGGGCAGGACCCCCGGCCCCTGAGCACCGCCCCGCTCTCCCGGAGGCCTGCCCCGCAGAGGCCGCCGCCGCCCAGGCGTGAGCCCAGGCCCTTGGGGGGCGCACCTGCGGCTGCTCACCTGGGCGCGCCCGGCAGGCCCCGCCCCCTGGCCCCGGAGGTGTGCTCGGACCGCCCGGCCCTCGCCCGCAGCAGCCCCTGCGCGTCGGCGGAGAAGCTGAGCGCCGCCTGGCCCGCGGCAGATGGCCCCCGGGCCGCGGGGGAGCCGGCCGGGCAGCATGTAGACGAGCGCGCAGCCTGGCCCTGGCGGGAGGCGCTGCTCCCTTGCAAGTTCCGGCCCCTGCAGACCTCCGCCATGGAGACCTCGCGCTCCCCGTCGCCTCAGTTCGCACCCCAGAAGCTGACGGACAAACCCCCGCTGCTCATCCAGGATGATAATTCCACCAGGTACTGTCTCTGGACGGCGGCGGCCTGAGGCCTTCTTCCCCTTTCCCGGCTCCCTCCCACCGTAGGAGGCTTTCAGTGCTCCTTTCCTGGGTGGTGAACCACTGCCGCCTTGCTCCCGCCCCCCATTCTGGATTTTAAGTTGGTCCTGGGGACTGACACGGGGGAGAACCCACCACTCCAGTGGTCAGCTGGATTTTTAACTTGCTGGGGGCTTTCCTGCCCCACAGTGGGTAGCGGGGGGTAAAGGAGGGAGTAGACCGTCCCCTGTCCTGTTCTTCCAAGCCTGACAGGTTGACACCTGCGTTACCTACAAGCTTCTACACACCGGGGCTGGTTTTCCCAGCTGAGTTCTGTTTGTAATCAGAATCAAGTTTAACCTAAGCATGAGACCTCCAAGCAAAATTGGTGTTTTTCATAATGTCCAGTATTTCcacattcctttttttctagttctttttatATGAAAAGGCTGAGGTGGTATATACCTATTATTAAAGCAGAGGAAAACTCGATCACGTTCCATGGTGCTGTTCTCAGAATTATCGGCATGGAATTGTCTGTTGTGCCCATTGAGGCATTGGTGAATGCTGTCAGGCAGGGACCAGTCAAGAACTGAGAAATAGAAGGGGGGGggattttcttctccttctctagaGCATTGGTTCTCAGCCGGGGtcggcggggtggtggtgggggcatTTCGGCCCCCAGGGGGACACTGGGCAGTGTCTGCAGACGTTCTGGGCGTCACAGCTGCTGGGCGTGGGGCTCGCTCCTCGgctcctggcatctagtgggtggaggccaggggtgcCGCTCAGTACCCTGCAGTGCCCAGGACGGCCCCCTAGCAAAGAATTTGCTGGCCCTGCACGTCAGTACCGTCTGATACAGTAGCTACCGGTCCCACGTGGCCATAGCGATGTAAGTTAATGAGCATGAAATAAAACCCGTTGCTCAGTTGCACCCTCTGGGGCTAGTGGCTGCCACCCTGGACAGCCCAGATTATGGCTGTTTTCCTCATCATGGAAAGTTCTGTTGGATCTCCCCGCTGTAGAGTcttgaacttttatttattttttattttttattttttttttacctacttAAGATAACTTGGCAGAGAGGAAATAGTACTGATAGCGTCCTGGGTCTCCACGTGTGGCATGGCAAATGCAGCTGCACCTGCAGGCCGGCACTGCTCTGCGTCGTTCAGAATGCAGGTGTCACTTAGAGATCCTTTCTGTTGGCAACGTTGTTCAGCTCTGAAAGGGAGGAGAAGCGACGAAGTGGTGTGTGTGGTTGGTGGAGCGTGTTGGTACCGTTGTAGGTAAGGCGACCGGGCCCCTCGGTTCTCGGGAGCTGGTTTGGGCACAGTGGGCTCCACGGCTTTGCGGAGAAACAGGGCCACGTCCTTGCGCAGTGCACATATGTCTGTAGACTTCAGGAGGTGGGTAgcggttttcattttttcttgcccCAAGCGAGTGGGGGTTTTCTCACCCTGTCTTTTCTGTGAGAGGGATTTCAAGAAGCAGTGGCAGTACTTGTTGACGATACTGAGTGCGGGTGTCTTCAGGCATCTGCTCTGTTCCCATCCAACGTGTCATTTGGGATAACAAAGGTTGTCTCGTCCCTTGCTGTGCAAGCCTTCGTAGAGCGCCCGATCCCGGTCAGTGTGCAGAGCTAACTCGGTATGTGCCCTCTCGGGGAGCACAGTGCAGCAGATGGTAGCCATGTCACCCACGAAGTTCCTACCAAGGAGGTGGCTCATGATGTACTGAGTTCGGTGTCCCCGTCCCCAGAGCGGGTGTTACGGGTTAGCGTGGGCCTGAGAGAGTGGAATCCCATTGACGTACACTGCGAGCCTGAGGCCGGCGCTCCACACGAGTGCTGGCCGCCTCCATACCCACCATCAGCCACCAACGGGCAGCGAGTGCAACACACCGGCCGGGGCCTCCCAAGCTGCCTGGTGTTCGGGCACAGCTCAGAGACTCTCTTCTTGTCCGCACATCTGCTGAGTGATTTCTTCAGCACTACCCGCCCACCTCATCTCCCTCCGCGTTCCTCTCTCCCCCCTTCCAGTTTCCTCTGCTGGGGAACCAGCCAGGGTGCAGAGCAGCGCCTGTGTCCCTGAGACACGCCTTCCCGAATTCAGCGGGCGGGTCCAGAGCCCTCCCGTGTGCCAGGCCGCGGCAGGGATGCAGAGAGGAAGAAAGTGCAGACTTCCCACCCTGTGGGGAATTTCAGAGTAGTCATTCACTCCGAATAAAAATGCATCAACTCCTGTCCTAAAGCCAGGAAGcttgcttttaaaatcttttaaaattttgagggtTTTGTTGGTTTACAACAAAATGGAGACAATGCCCAGCAGCACGGGCCAGTGAAAGTTAGAGATTTGATTGCTCCCAGAAGTGTTCCCAGGAGATCTCCTGGAGCCGGTTTCTGGGTTTGGGAGTGTGTGTGAGCATGGAGCTGGGGGGCTGCTTCGGGGTCGTTCGGACAGTCTTGCGGTCACCTCGGGCATCTCGTGGTTTGAGAATCTCCTTGTGGGTGTTGTGGTTTATCAGACCCAGGGTGGCATGTGGGCTGAGGGCTCCCTCGGGCCTGGGTGTGTGAGCAGAGCGGGTTGGAGTGTTTGCTGTTGGGGGCTGGGCCCCTGTGGGCAGCGGGCGGCCCACCTGCACGGAGCCTGCACTCAGGGAGGAGCCGCCCCACGGAGAGGGGGCCAGGCCCGGCACACCCCGCATCCTCCGTCCCTCCTGGTCCTGCTTCCCATGAGGAACGGGTGCGGTCTGGCTGCGGTAAGGTCTTGTCCACTgtgttttgtcttcattttgagGTACAAGTTCATCAGACTTCCTAAATGTGAAAGTCTGCCCAGGTTTCAAGAGGAGAGATCAGTTGTGCTTAGAAATGACCAGGAAGAGATGCTTTGTTGGAAAGTATAGGACAACCTGCggaggatttgtttttgtttttacctcaTGTCTTCCTTCGCTGGAAGTCAAGTTTCCCCACGAATCAGGGCGGGGGGAGATGCAAATACACGCTGACTTTAAGTCCCTAACAGGTGTTGAGGGTTTCTAAGCATGGAATGCAAGGAATGGAATGAAGAGGGGTTCCTGTTTGTGTGTTCTTGCTTCGATAAGATGCCAGAATTTTCCTTCTGACGTTTAGCATGTCTGAGCACTATCATCCACAGAGTGACAGCCTTTTGAAATTTACTCACTAAGAAGGCATGACGGACTATATATGACCGCCTAGATTAATAAACACCTCTGCTCTCAATGGTTTCTgctggaggagagaagaaaataaaagtatttcattGTAGCCTGCATGCCCCACCCTTAGGAACAAGGAAAGAACCATAACGTGTTGCGTTATGCCCCTTGTGCACCATAAAATTACGTCCGTTCGGATCATAGAAGTGGTTTTAGGCTGAGTTGGGAACAAGTCGGGGTTTCGGTTGTATGATTTTGGCTTGTTTTTTGCCTTCCCTCCTGGCTACCAGCAGATGGCTCTCTTTCTCCAGTTTGTCCTTTAAGGGTATTTGAAGTGGATTTGTGTCCCAGTGGCCCTGGTCCGAGGGACCCCCCGGCGCCAGCCGGCTCTCGGGTGGTCCCTGGCGAAGCCCCGTTGCCTCGACCAGGCCGTTCCTTTCCGTTTTCGCTTCCCTGTGGGCGCTCCAGgtgcctctccctctcctttcaccgacaaacttttttttttttttttaaaaaaggccgcCTGCATGAGTCATTTAAGGTAACACAGGAGCAGCGTGTCCCGTGTTTGCTGCTGGATTCTTACCTCTCTGGTGTGAAATGCCGCGTGGAGGGCAGCTTGAAGTGTGGGGCAGTGGAAGGCAGGTGGGGTGAGACCCAGGGCGCACGGGGGTCCAAGGACGCTTCCGATCAGGACCGGGACCGGGCGGTGCTCAGCATGTGCTCAGAACACGGCTGCTTTCTAAGGGAGTCCTCCGGCCACCCCGCGGGCCACGCGGGCACCCAGCTTGGAGAGGCGCTGGCTGAAGCACTGATGCTACTTCTGTGAAAGACGCCTGTCTGTTGCAGGGCTCCCTTACAAAAGAAAATCTCACTGAGCAGGCTTGTTACCGTTTGCTCTGCCATtgacctagaaacaaatgaacataGCACTGCCCTTCTATCTGTCAGTAAGCCCACGGATGTGCCTTCAGGCGTGCAGGTGACGTGCATTGGAAAATGGAAAGACACCTAGACGCCCAGGAGGCTTAGGAGATCAAGTTAGGGGTGGCAGGCACTCCTCAACCTGGTCTGCCCATCCTGGGACGTGTGACCATGAAGGCTTCTCCCCTGGGGCCGCTGCAGGCCTTTGAGTCAGGCTTCCCCGGCTGTAAGGGGATGCGGAAACCAGCCGATTTCTCATCCAATTTCTAATTCTGGTCTGTGCCTGGGCGTACAGTGTGTCTTTAGCAGACGGCCCTTCTCTTTGCAGAATCGAGCGGGTGATAGACAACAACACCACGGTGAAGATGGTGCCCATCAAGATCGTGCACTCGGAGAGCCAGCCCGAGAAGGAGAGCCGCCAGGGCCTGGCCCGTGTCCCGGAGCCACCCGTGCTGCCCAGCGGGCTCGAGCGGGACCAGATCAAGACGCTTAGCAGGTCCGAGCAGTCCTACTCCCGCTTCTGCCTGTACAGCCGCCAGGGCGCCGAGCCCCAGCCCCCTGGCACCCCAGGGCCCACAGCCAAGGACAGCCGGGCCTCCCCGCCCACGCTCAGTTACGTGAAGGCCAAAGAGAGGACTGCCGAAGACCTCAGGTCGGAGGAGCTGGCCCGCGAGATCGCGGGCCAGGACAAGTCCCTGGCGGATATCCTGGACCCCAGTGTGAAGATCAGAACCACCATGGACCTTATGGAGGGCATCTTCCCCAAAGACGAGCACCTCGTGGAAGAAGGTCAGCAGCGGAGGAAGCTGCTCCCCAAAATCCCCTCCCCCAGAACCATGGAGGAGAAGTGAGTAGACGCTGCCCTGGGTTCTGCCCCCTGGCTGTATGTGGTTCTGCCCGGTGCCTCTTAGGCTTACAAGGGCGAGGGAGTGtatctgtttgtctgttttcatGACTGCTCTTTGGGGACAGATGTCCATAAGTGCTTAgcactttggggcttttttgtcACCCTCCCGAAGTTAAAAGCCCATTCTGGGGGTGATGACGTCAGGTCCTGGCAAAGATGTGAAAATACACGTTTCCGGTGATGCCCACGGGGCTTTTTCtcctaaggcagtggttctcagccggAGGCTGTTGTCTCCCGCCACTGGACGGTTGGCAATGTCGGGATACACTTCCCGTTGTCACCACGGGGAGAGGTGCCCCCGGCATGtagtgggtggagaccagggacgCTGCTCGCGGTTCTACAGCGCACGGGACGGCCCCCATCAAAGAATGGCCCGGCCCCAAATGTCACTAGTACTGAAGTTGAGAAACTTGTCACAAGAGGAGTGAAAGTTGAGACTACTTAGGATATGTGTTTATGAAAGAGGCTTTCTGTTGTGGCTTATTTAACTGAGGGAGTGAGTTGGCTGTAATAGGTTTTGTGAAGAGCGCTTTCCAGCCCCTGTCCTTTAGTCACCTGCCCACAAAGGTGAGTCTGCTTACATCTCTCCTGTTTCTGTACATGGTCTCCGTAAGCATCGTTGATTGACAGTAGGCGGGAGTACCAGTGCTGGGCAGACAGGAAGTCAGGCAAGAGGCAGCAAATGTGGCTGCTGGTAGAAAGGTGCCCGGTGAACTTGGGGCCTGTGGCCACGCCTACAGATAGCGGCAGACATCTCCCCACAGACCTCAGGCTCCCGGCGGATACCATCTGCACTCTCCTCCCTCCGGGGCAGGGCTTTGAGTACCATTTGGCAGGGTGTTTTAGTTCTGACCTCACAATCTACTCTTTCCCCACTTTTGCCATCTCATCCCTCTAGCTGGTGCCTTTTCGTTAGCACCACCGTTTGCCGGTCCCAGCCCAGGCGGTGGGACTCACGGGCACGTCTGTGTGTACGATCAGAGCTAACGGGTGTTCTGGCGTTTTGTTACGCAGGAAGGAGGAGCCGAGTGTGCCGGCGGCCGTGTCTCTGGCCACCACCTCCACCTACTACAGCACGTCGGCCCCCAAGGCAGAGCTGCTGATTAAGATGAAGGACCTGCGGGGGCAGCAGGAGCCCGAAGAGGATGCAGGGGGTGACCCGGACCACGACCTGTCGGTGAAGAAGGTAGGGAAGCTGGAATTCCAAATGAGCACGCGCTGGCTGGCGGGCAGGCAGGGGGGCGGCGCGCGGCTCCACCCCGACCCTGGGCCCCGCGCCGAGGGCCATTTGTGTTGGGCTTCGATGTGGGACGCTGACATTTGGGCCTGTGTATTAAGCCCTTTGTGGGGGAGTCTTCTGTTCTAAAGTTGGGCCTCTGCCAGGGTCTCTTTGCCATGTCCTTGTAATGAGATCCAGTGTCAAATTAGCTAGGTGGCCACCCATCTCTCTcattttaaggtcaactgataTGTCTCTTCTACCGCAGTTAAATCCAGAGGACTTAACTGTATGACTTTCCGCAAGGCACATGTCCTCTTTGACTATCAGTTTCAAATATCTGTAATCCGATGATGTTAAATTCAACAGTATATTGTGAAGTGCGTTGTTAACCAAAAAGCATCATTTGTTCAACTCCAAAAACTCACCCAGGCACTTGGGGATACAGCAGTAGACAAAACAGACTAGAGTCCTTATTTCCCTGAAGGCACTTGTGTACTCACAGAAGAGATGGACAGccaacataaaaacaaatataaaaaaacaaacagggccCCGTGGGCCaaaccctgccccccacctgcttttgtaattaaagttttattgcaacacggccacattcattcattcatttacatatggtCTCTGGTAGCTTTCACACTACACCAGCAgtgttgagtagttgcaacagtgGCTGTGTGGCCcctgaagtctaaaatatttactgtttggccgttcatagaaaaagtttgccaacccttaaTGTCGGGTGGTCAGAAAACTAAAACAGCGTGAAGGGATAGAGAGAGGTAAAGGAGTAGGATTGTAGAGAAGGCTCTGGTGAGCTGATGATGAACAGAGGCCTGGAGTGATGTGAGGGAATGTCTGGTTGatctggggaggggcggggggagtggGGTTTgggcagcaagtgcaaaggccctggggtgggagttTTGTGACACGTTGGGGAAGCAGCAGAGACCAATGGCTGGAGCTGTGTGGACAAGGAAGGGGGAGGATTAGAGAGGAGGTCAGAGGTGAAATAGCATGTAACCATGAGGTCATGGTAGGGACAAAATTATTGCTATCAGCGCCTATGTCTTCACTCCTGTAGGAGCTTCAAATCTTCATGGCATGTCAGCGGGCCAGACTTGTGACATCTAGGTGTGATTACCTGTTTTTTATAGGAAGGACTTAGCATAACGGGGGAAAGGAATTGCCCAAGGCAGTTAGTTTCAGAGGAGAGCATGTGCTGTTTGTTTATTCCAGGGGCTTTGAGCATGCGTAGTCAGcaccaggagaagaaaaggagggaaccAGCATTTGGTGAATTTTTCCATACACTTAGCATCTTGGAAGGGGCTTTCGTAAAaaatactgatttatttttttttgacaagACCCTTGCAAAGGATAATGTTTAATACCTCCTCGTATTGCTAGttgttaaaaaatgccattgattgGTTTCAAATATGATAGACAAACCCATTCCAGAAGAAATACCCTGACCCTTGtgtaaaagaaaatgactttcaATTTAGGAAGTGATAgcctttttttaattcaaaaaggaaatgaaaaataaaagagttttGGTCCTGGGATTTTAGAGGCCCTGTGTCTGGCACACGGTACCATTTGCTTTCTTCTGGTTGTGTTTTCCACgttcttaaaaataatgaattaaaaaaagaaagtgttgttATTCTCATAAACCTAGAAAAAATATCCAGTTTGGACAGTTTTAATTCCGTTCCCACCCTAGATGCAAAGAACTTATGTTCTTGACAGTATGCCTTTGTTTCTCGTGATGTACTGAATTTGGGAAGCAGCAGCCTTGGTACCGCTCCCTTCATCTGCCTGGTGCCTCTTCCGATTTCTTTGGGGGCACGAGATGCCGGGCACTGCCTCCCCGTAGATGGCGGCTTTGGGATTGAGATGAGTCACTGTGAGcttgccccctgcccaccaccccacCAGGATTAAATTCGTAAGCCAACTGACGTTTTTAGTTCAATAAGCGCATGTCGGGCAATTTCACCCCAGGCAGGAAGTGCTTTAAATGGCAGTTCTCTGTGGTGTTACTGACCCAgtagtcctgcttttctgcttgaTTTGGCCTACAGGCTGCGCTGCCTCTGCTCCCTTTCCAGTGCCCTCATATCTCCGGTGTCACGCGCTTACAAAGCGTGCAGGGGACGAGGAGAAGGGA
Coding sequences:
- the SHROOM2 gene encoding protein Shroom2 isoform X5, with the translated sequence MEGAEPCARPERLAEAEARAADGGRLVEVQLSGGAPWGFTLKGGREHGEPLVITKIEEGSKAAAVDKLLAGDEIVGINDIGLSGFRQEAICLVKGSHKTLKLVVKRRNELSWRPHSWHVTKFSDSHPEASASPFPSTSSCPSWPGQHHARQADAQCAEDSPGAQRDPQQPSQVSEPPGSREAPEVPPEGRGRAGTLPCDYRYPEERAPADRPAAPHAWGQDPRPLSTAPLSRRPAPQRPPPPRREPRPLGGAPAAAHLGAPGRPRPLAPEVCSDRPALARSSPCASAEKLSAAWPAADGPRAAGEPAGQHVDERAAWPWREALLPCKFRPLQTSAMETSRSPSPQFAPQKLTDKPPLLIQDDNSTRIERVIDNNTTVKMVPIKIVHSESQPEKESRQGLARVPEPPVLPSGLERDQIKTLSRSEQSYSRFCLYSRQGAEPQPPGTPGPTAKDSRASPPTLSYVKAKERTAEDLRSEELAREIAGQDKSLADILDPSVKIRTTMDLMEGIFPKDEHLVEEGQQRRKLLPKIPSPRTMEEKKEEPSVPAAVSLATTSTYYSTSAPKAELLIKMKDLRGQQEPEEDAGGDPDHDLSVKKQELIESIGRKLQVLRQARQSLREDMQANSALGDEVEALAKAVCKPNEFDKFRMFIGDLDKVVNLLLSLSGRLARVENALNNLDDGTPPGDRQSLLEKQRVLIQQHEDAKELKENLDRREGIVSDILASYLSRDSLADYAHFVRMKSALIIEQRELEDKIHLGEEQLKCLLDSLPPERGK
- the SHROOM2 gene encoding protein Shroom2 isoform X6, with amino-acid sequence MEGAEPCARPERLAEAEARAADGGRLVEVQLSGGAPWGFTLKGGREHGEPLVITKIEEGSKAAAVDKLLAGDEIVGINDIGLSGFRQEAICLVKGSHKTLKLVVKRQADAQCAEDSPGAQRDPQQPSQVSEPPGSREAPEVPPEGRGRAGTLPCDYRYPEERAPADRPAAPHAWGQDPRPLSTAPLSRRPAPQRPPPPRREPRPLGGAPAAAHLGAPGRPRPLAPEVCSDRPALARSSPCASAEKLSAAWPAADGPRAAGEPAGQHVDERAAWPWREALLPCKFRPLQTSAMETSRSPSPQFAPQKLTDKPPLLIQDDNSTRIERVIDNNTTVKMVPIKIVHSESQPEKESRQGLARVPEPPVLPSGLERDQIKTLSRSEQSYSRFCLYSRQGAEPQPPGTPGPTAKDSRASPPTLSYVKAKERTAEDLRSEELAREIAGQDKSLADILDPSVKIRTTMDLMEGIFPKDEHLVEEGQQRRKLLPKIPSPRTMEEKKEEPSVPAAVSLATTSTYYSTSAPKAELLIKMKDLRGQQEPEEDAGGDPDHDLSVKKQELIESIGRKLQVLRQARQSLREDMQANSALGDEVEALAKAVCKPNEFDKFRMFIGDLDKVVNLLLSLSGRLARVENALNNLDDGTPPGDRQSLLEKQRVLIQQHEDAKELKENLDRREGIVSDILASYLSRDSLADYAHFVRMKSALIIEQRELEDKIHLGEEQLKCLLDSLPPERGK